A genome region from Paradevosia shaoguanensis includes the following:
- a CDS encoding carbohydrate kinase family protein: MTPAAGGKVLVVGDVMTDIIVKPEGPLNRGSDRRAAIRSRPGGSGANQAVWLGAMGADVRFVARVGAEDRARLENYFRGFSVEPMLVADREHPSGVLVTIVDPDGERSFLTDRGANLELCTDDLPESLLDGVGLVVVSGYSFFAPGPRAAVRRLFALARSRDIKVAVDPASVGFLHEVGVGNFLDWTDGASILFANDAEALALSGYHDSVSQMAMLGQRFERVVIKRGALGAVIGTRDGINIDLPAPRVPVVDSTGAGDAFAAGFIAAQLRGADETACLKAGIAAGSEAVKVIGGQPVRVSGGS, from the coding sequence ATGACGCCAGCCGCCGGGGGCAAGGTCCTCGTCGTCGGCGACGTCATGACCGACATCATCGTCAAGCCCGAGGGGCCGCTCAATCGCGGCTCCGACCGGCGTGCGGCCATCCGCTCGCGCCCCGGCGGGTCGGGCGCCAACCAGGCGGTCTGGCTTGGGGCGATGGGTGCCGATGTTCGGTTCGTCGCCCGGGTCGGCGCCGAGGACAGAGCGCGCCTCGAAAACTATTTCCGCGGCTTTTCGGTCGAGCCGATGCTCGTTGCCGATCGGGAGCACCCTTCGGGCGTCCTCGTCACCATTGTCGATCCGGATGGCGAGCGCAGCTTCCTCACCGATCGCGGCGCCAACCTTGAACTGTGCACCGACGATCTGCCCGAAAGCCTATTGGATGGCGTCGGGCTCGTTGTCGTCTCCGGCTATTCCTTCTTCGCTCCCGGTCCGCGCGCGGCGGTTCGCAGGCTTTTCGCGCTGGCGCGCTCGCGCGACATAAAGGTCGCCGTGGATCCGGCCTCGGTCGGTTTTCTCCATGAGGTCGGGGTCGGCAATTTCCTCGACTGGACCGATGGCGCCTCGATCCTCTTTGCCAATGATGCCGAAGCCCTGGCGCTTTCGGGCTATCACGACAGCGTCTCGCAGATGGCGATGCTCGGCCAGCGCTTCGAGCGCGTCGTCATCAAGCGCGGGGCGCTGGGCGCTGTCATCGGCACGCGAGACGGCATCAACATCGACCTGCCGGCGCCCAGGGTGCCGGTGGTCGATTCCACCGGGGCGGGCGACGCCTTCGCCGCCGGCTTCATCGCCGCGCAATTGCGCGGGGCCGACGAGACCGCTTGCCTAAAAGCCGGGATCGCAGCAGGCTCCGAGGCAGTCAAGGTCATCGGCGGGCAGCCGGTGCGGGTGAGCGGAGGCAGCTAG
- a CDS encoding DUF1304 domain-containing protein translates to MDIAAKILVGLVALLHVYILVLEMFLWTQESTRKRFGTSAEFAASTRALAANQGLYNGFLAAGLIWGLVHPDHAIGVQVQIFFLVCVMVAGIYGSLTAKRSILFVQTVPAALALLLVLLAG, encoded by the coding sequence GTGGATATTGCGGCGAAGATCCTGGTGGGGCTGGTGGCCCTGCTTCACGTCTACATCCTCGTCCTCGAGATGTTCCTCTGGACGCAGGAGTCGACCCGCAAACGGTTCGGGACGAGCGCGGAATTCGCCGCCTCCACCCGCGCGCTCGCCGCCAATCAGGGGCTCTATAACGGGTTCCTCGCCGCAGGCCTCATCTGGGGCCTGGTGCATCCGGACCATGCCATCGGCGTCCAGGTCCAGATATTCTTCCTCGTCTGCGTGATGGTGGCCGGCATCTACGGATCGCTGACCGCCAAGCGCTCGATCCTTTTCGTGCAGACGGTGCCGGCGGCGCTCGCGCTACTTCTGGTCCTGCTCGCCGGATAA
- a CDS encoding molybdopterin-dependent oxidoreductase yields MFKTTSLSAFIVVAAAAATFAFPTLAADDLPKLKVTSAAGSVTYDRDQLEKMGMVSIKTTTPWNEGVIDFEGVPLEKLLKEAGASGETATVTALNDYSVDIPTSDFYEFGTILAIKRNGEYMPVDDQGPFFVMYPFDSNPVLQGQPYHGRAVWQVKEISVE; encoded by the coding sequence ATGTTTAAAACCACAAGCTTATCAGCCTTTATCGTTGTAGCGGCGGCAGCGGCGACTTTTGCCTTCCCAACGCTCGCCGCCGACGACCTGCCCAAGCTCAAGGTAACCAGCGCGGCCGGCTCGGTTACCTATGATCGTGATCAGCTTGAGAAGATGGGCATGGTCTCGATCAAGACCACGACGCCCTGGAACGAAGGCGTCATCGACTTCGAGGGCGTTCCGCTCGAAAAACTGCTCAAGGAAGCAGGCGCCTCGGGCGAGACCGCAACTGTTACGGCGCTCAATGATTATAGCGTCGACATTCCCACGTCGGACTTCTACGAATTCGGCACGATCCTGGCCATCAAGCGGAACGGCGAATACATGCCGGTCGATGATCAGGGCCCGTTCTTCGTGATGTATCCGTTCGACAGCAACCCCGTGCTGCAGGGACAGCCCTATCACGGTCGTGCGGTCTGGCAGGTCAAGGAGATCAGCGTCGAATAA
- a CDS encoding putative bifunctional diguanylate cyclase/phosphodiesterase, producing the protein MKPSTIRILRIALAIVIVGFIASAGYTSLLVFQRQTALKDVGRGNVNWLVAQGPAEFARLQQRISEYQIADSPVDAAEVKLRYDIMMNRLKTLKSDEISKFINASKRNVDTVADLERVLKEVEAQLDTLGDPGVATRLLAIMEPVYPKLARLSADANVWNAQRIADDREGLFRLQWVFTLVAGGLILCGCIFVALLLFHNRLLKRTQEQLHDQDIALQTQNDRFNAALNNMSQGLCLLDAERRVIVYNKRFLELLKLDPDRVAPGTPLSEIVAPELLPQSLDLAIADGEDGDETETPIMPGERIHRFDGMVLAVTHAPMVGGGWVSTFEDVTERQRTQDHIVHMAHHDALTGMPNRLLFWKSAQQATRRLQNSGQPFAILYLDLDRFKEVNDSLGHPVGDALLRQVADSLRSSVSAPDIVARLGGDEFAVLHRCVDNSLASTTELAARLLRAINRPYLIDGNEIVISTSIGVAVAPRDGRDTDELMKNADLALYRAKAEGSSTFNFFAPEIEAALQVRRKLEADLRRGIELEQFELYFQPLVSLSTRRVVSGEALIRWHHPERGMISPGEFIPLAEETGLINALGEWALRRALGQARDWPSGVRVSVNLSPVQFREPGLPELIKRVLEETGFPSNRLDLEITESVLLQNNITNLDALHRLRALGLRIALDDFGTGYSSLSYLQRFPFDKLKIDQSFVRDLESRPESVAIIQSITNLARNLKMATTAEGVETLAQVDIVTAAGCTEAQGYYFNRPMPEADFRALIGKENRELSLV; encoded by the coding sequence ATGAAGCCCTCCACCATCCGCATATTGCGGATAGCCCTAGCGATCGTAATCGTCGGATTTATCGCGTCAGCGGGCTACACATCTCTTCTGGTTTTCCAGCGGCAGACGGCGCTCAAGGACGTCGGCCGCGGTAACGTCAACTGGCTTGTCGCGCAGGGACCGGCAGAGTTCGCGCGGCTGCAGCAACGCATCAGCGAATACCAGATCGCGGACAGTCCCGTGGACGCGGCCGAGGTCAAGCTGCGTTACGACATCATGATGAACCGCCTCAAGACGCTCAAGAGCGACGAGATCAGCAAGTTCATCAATGCCAGCAAGCGCAATGTCGATACAGTGGCCGATCTCGAGCGGGTGCTCAAGGAAGTCGAGGCGCAGCTCGATACGCTTGGCGATCCGGGCGTGGCCACGCGGCTCCTCGCCATCATGGAGCCGGTCTATCCCAAGCTTGCCCGGCTCTCTGCCGACGCCAATGTCTGGAACGCGCAGCGCATTGCCGACGATCGCGAAGGCCTCTTCCGGCTGCAATGGGTCTTTACCCTCGTTGCCGGCGGCCTCATCCTCTGCGGCTGTATTTTCGTGGCCCTGCTGCTCTTCCACAATCGGCTGCTCAAGCGCACGCAGGAGCAATTGCACGACCAGGACATCGCGCTCCAGACGCAGAACGACCGCTTCAACGCGGCGCTCAACAACATGTCCCAGGGCCTTTGCCTGCTCGATGCCGAGCGGCGGGTCATCGTCTACAACAAGCGCTTCCTCGAACTCCTGAAGCTCGATCCCGATCGCGTCGCGCCGGGCACGCCGCTGAGCGAGATCGTGGCGCCCGAACTCCTGCCGCAGAGCCTCGATCTTGCGATCGCCGATGGCGAGGATGGCGACGAGACGGAAACGCCGATCATGCCCGGCGAACGCATCCATCGGTTCGACGGCATGGTGCTGGCGGTGACCCACGCACCGATGGTCGGGGGCGGGTGGGTGTCGACCTTCGAGGACGTCACCGAGCGGCAGCGCACGCAGGATCATATCGTCCACATGGCGCATCACGATGCGCTGACGGGCATGCCCAACCGGCTGCTATTCTGGAAGAGCGCCCAGCAGGCCACGCGCCGGCTGCAGAATTCGGGCCAGCCCTTCGCCATCCTCTATCTCGATCTCGACCGGTTCAAGGAAGTCAATGACAGCCTCGGGCACCCCGTGGGCGACGCATTGCTGCGCCAGGTGGCCGACAGCCTGCGCAGTTCCGTCTCGGCGCCCGATATCGTGGCGCGGCTCGGCGGCGACGAGTTCGCCGTGCTCCATCGTTGCGTCGACAATTCGCTGGCCAGCACGACCGAACTTGCGGCCCGGCTGCTGCGGGCGATCAACCGGCCTTATCTCATCGACGGCAACGAGATCGTCATCAGCACCAGCATCGGCGTGGCCGTGGCGCCGCGCGACGGGCGCGATACCGACGAGCTGATGAAGAATGCCGACCTGGCGCTCTATCGCGCCAAGGCCGAGGGCAGCAGCACGTTCAATTTCTTCGCTCCTGAAATCGAGGCGGCGCTGCAGGTGCGGCGCAAGCTCGAGGCCGATCTGCGGCGCGGCATCGAGCTGGAACAGTTCGAGCTCTATTTCCAGCCGCTGGTTTCCCTCAGCACGCGCCGCGTGGTGAGCGGTGAAGCGCTGATCCGGTGGCATCATCCGGAGCGCGGCATGATCTCGCCGGGGGAGTTCATTCCGCTGGCCGAGGAAACCGGGCTCATCAACGCGCTGGGCGAATGGGCCCTGCGCCGGGCGCTGGGGCAGGCTCGCGACTGGCCGAGCGGCGTGCGGGTATCGGTCAATCTCTCTCCCGTGCAGTTCCGTGAACCGGGGCTGCCGGAGCTGATCAAGCGCGTGCTGGAGGAAACCGGCTTCCCGTCCAACCGGCTTGATCTCGAAATCACCGAATCCGTGCTGCTGCAGAACAACATCACCAATCTCGATGCCCTCCACCGCTTGCGGGCGCTGGGCCTGCGGATCGCGCTCGATGACTTCGGCACCGGTTATTCTTCGCTCAGCTACCTGCAGCGCTTTCCGTTCGACAAGCTCAAGATCGACCAGAGCTTCGTGCGCGACCTCGAAAGCCGGCCGGAAAGCGTGGCTATCATACAGTCGATCACTAACCTCGCGCGCAATCTCAAGATGGCGACGACCGCCGAAGGCGTCGAGACGCTGGCGCAGGTCGATATCGTGACGGCAGCCGGCTGCACCGAGGCACAGGGCTATTATTTCAACCGGCCAATGCCCGAGGCTGATTTCCGCGCGCTGATCGGCAAGGAGAACAGGGAGCTCAGCCTGGTCTAG
- a CDS encoding MFS transporter: MSPFHQILGNNLVANITNFTVWFALTFWIFIETQSVFATGMVAGIYLVFTAAFGFWFGSIVDHNPKRLAMLGSSAVSLGFYALSLIMVVLEPKGAFTDPYGAYLWGFVLLVMLGVIAGNIRSIALPTLVTILIPEDRRDKANGLVGMVTGIGFLTTSVISGFLVAFGGMLAVLVLALAFSALAFAHLSFVRIDEGRSGPSGADAPQAGKVDIAGTIRVIAAVPGLFALIFFATFNNFLGGVFMALLDAYGLSLVSVEVWGLMFGVLSTAFILSGIVISRTGLGRNPVKTLLMVNVITWTVCCLFTLQSSIWLLAAGCFIWMLLGPYAEAAEHTTLQKVVPLERQGRVFGFAQSVEQAASPLTAFLIGPLTQFVVIPFMTDGAGADLIGSWFGTGPSRGIALVFTLAGLVGLTVTILAFNSRYYRQLSAAYADGPDDDDPGGMPEARPA; the protein is encoded by the coding sequence ATGAGTCCGTTCCATCAGATTCTAGGCAACAACCTCGTTGCGAATATCACGAACTTCACCGTGTGGTTCGCGCTGACCTTCTGGATCTTCATCGAGACCCAGTCGGTCTTTGCGACGGGCATGGTGGCAGGCATCTATCTCGTCTTCACCGCAGCCTTCGGCTTCTGGTTCGGCAGCATTGTCGATCACAATCCCAAGCGCCTCGCCATGTTGGGTTCGAGCGCAGTCTCGCTGGGCTTTTACGCTCTCTCGCTGATCATGGTTGTGCTTGAGCCAAAGGGCGCCTTCACCGATCCCTACGGCGCCTATCTCTGGGGCTTCGTGCTGCTGGTCATGCTGGGCGTCATTGCCGGAAACATCCGCAGCATCGCCCTGCCGACGCTGGTCACCATCCTCATTCCCGAGGATCGGCGCGACAAGGCCAATGGGCTCGTCGGCATGGTGACCGGCATCGGCTTTCTCACCACCTCGGTCATCAGCGGGTTCCTCGTCGCTTTTGGCGGCATGCTGGCCGTGCTGGTGCTCGCGCTGGCCTTTTCCGCTCTCGCCTTCGCGCATCTGAGCTTCGTCAGGATCGACGAAGGCCGGAGCGGGCCTTCAGGCGCCGACGCGCCTCAGGCGGGCAAAGTCGATATCGCCGGGACGATCAGGGTCATCGCGGCGGTGCCGGGGCTTTTCGCGCTCATCTTCTTTGCCACCTTTAACAATTTCCTCGGTGGCGTCTTCATGGCGCTGCTCGATGCCTATGGGCTCTCGCTGGTTTCGGTGGAGGTCTGGGGCCTGATGTTCGGCGTACTTTCGACCGCGTTCATCCTCAGCGGCATCGTCATTTCCAGGACAGGGCTGGGGCGCAATCCGGTCAAGACGCTGCTCATGGTCAACGTCATCACCTGGACAGTCTGCTGCCTCTTCACCCTCCAGTCCTCGATCTGGCTGCTGGCGGCGGGCTGTTTCATCTGGATGTTGCTCGGCCCCTATGCGGAGGCCGCCGAGCATACGACGCTGCAGAAGGTGGTGCCGCTCGAACGGCAGGGACGAGTCTTCGGCTTCGCCCAATCGGTCGAACAGGCGGCGTCTCCGCTCACCGCTTTCCTCATCGGTCCCTTGACCCAGTTCGTGGTCATTCCGTTCATGACAGATGGCGCGGGAGCCGACCTCATCGGCAGCTGGTTCGGCACCGGCCCGAGCCGGGGCATCGCCCTGGTCTTCACCCTGGCGGGCCTTGTCGGGCTCACGGTCACGATATTGGCCTTCAATTCGCGCTATTATCGCCAGCTGTCGGCAGCCTATGCCGATGGCCCGGACGATGACGATCCGGGCGGCATGCCGGAGGCCAGGCCGGCTTGA
- a CDS encoding ABC transporter permease has product MSAEQTRIEANRRQLVSAANSTSRWNRFVYALRIAVREPTTIIGILAALLFLYLIIVPIVSMLSDAVLVQFGEERRAGGPAGTFTSYYLARAFTSPVASDLFWTPLLNTLSVALGSIVLSVLIGGSLAWLLSRTDMFARRWFATALIVPYMLPAWTFALAWTTLFKNRTTGGQLGWFEAMGLTPPDWLAYGQFPITIILSLHYAPFVILLFGNALRRFDSQLEDSARILGAKPSTVAMKIVLPLMLPSLLSAIILIFAKCLGEFGVAYVLGLPVKFDVLATSLYRNISSRHVGVAAVLAGSIMLIGIISLMVDAKLVKEARRFVTIGGKGSMNRKAQLGIFRMPASAFAALVFALSVGLPILTLALSTVMKAPAQFTPENFTLDYWIGTDLHTVALQTGILLSPDLWNAAWNSLSIVGVASITSGILGLLVGYVVVRTPIRPLGVFLRQVTFLPYLVPGIAFATAYLSLFAVPRGPIPALYGTVFILMLALIAEQMPYASRAGISAMMQLGKDPEEAAQVAGAGWFRRLITIVLPIQKGSLATGILLPFISGMKGLSLFVILAVPSTDVLTTFSLRLVDYHYTQAANAVVLIVAAIAYFGTVLGQKLTKTNLAEGLGG; this is encoded by the coding sequence ATGAGCGCTGAGCAGACCCGCATCGAGGCCAATCGCCGGCAGCTGGTTTCGGCAGCCAATTCCACCTCGCGCTGGAACCGTTTCGTCTATGCCTTGCGCATAGCCGTGCGCGAGCCGACGACGATCATCGGCATCCTTGCCGCGCTGCTGTTCCTCTACCTCATCATCGTGCCGATCGTTTCGATGCTCTCGGATGCGGTGCTGGTGCAGTTCGGTGAGGAGCGCAGGGCAGGCGGTCCCGCCGGCACGTTCACCTCCTATTACCTGGCGCGTGCCTTCACCTCGCCGGTGGCGTCGGACCTGTTCTGGACGCCGCTGCTCAATACGCTCTCGGTGGCGTTGGGTTCGATCGTGCTTTCGGTCCTGATCGGCGGCAGCCTCGCCTGGCTGCTCAGCCGCACCGACATGTTCGCCCGCCGCTGGTTCGCCACGGCCCTCATCGTGCCCTATATGCTGCCTGCCTGGACCTTTGCGCTGGCCTGGACGACGCTCTTCAAGAACCGCACGACGGGCGGGCAGCTCGGCTGGTTCGAGGCCATGGGGCTGACCCCGCCGGACTGGCTGGCCTACGGACAGTTCCCCATCACCATCATCCTCTCGCTGCACTACGCGCCCTTCGTCATCCTGCTCTTCGGCAATGCCCTGCGGCGCTTCGATTCCCAGCTCGAGGATTCCGCCCGCATCCTCGGCGCCAAACCCTCGACCGTGGCGATGAAGATCGTGCTGCCGCTGATGCTGCCCTCGCTGCTCTCGGCCATCATCCTCATCTTCGCCAAATGCCTGGGTGAGTTCGGCGTCGCCTATGTCCTCGGCCTCCCGGTCAAGTTCGACGTGCTGGCGACCTCGCTCTACCGCAATATTTCCTCGCGCCATGTCGGGGTGGCGGCGGTGCTCGCCGGCTCGATCATGCTTATCGGCATCATCTCGCTCATGGTCGATGCCAAGCTGGTCAAGGAAGCGCGCCGCTTCGTCACCATCGGCGGCAAGGGCTCGATGAACCGTAAGGCGCAACTGGGCATCTTCCGCATGCCGGCCAGCGCTTTCGCCGCGCTGGTCTTCGCGCTCAGTGTCGGCCTGCCCATCCTCACGCTTGCGCTTTCGACCGTGATGAAGGCGCCGGCCCAGTTCACGCCGGAAAACTTCACCCTCGACTACTGGATCGGCACCGACCTCCATACCGTCGCCCTGCAGACCGGCATTCTCCTCAGCCCCGACCTCTGGAATGCGGCCTGGAACAGCCTCTCGATCGTGGGCGTCGCTTCGATCACCTCCGGGATCCTCGGCCTGCTGGTCGGCTATGTCGTGGTGCGCACGCCTATCCGTCCGCTCGGCGTCTTCCTGCGGCAGGTGACGTTCCTGCCTTACCTCGTGCCCGGCATCGCCTTCGCCACCGCCTATCTCTCGCTCTTCGCCGTGCCGCGCGGCCCCATTCCGGCGCTCTACGGCACCGTCTTCATCCTCATGCTGGCGCTCATCGCCGAGCAGATGCCCTATGCCTCACGCGCCGGCATCTCGGCCATGATGCAGCTCGGCAAGGATCCGGAAGAGGCGGCGCAGGTTGCAGGTGCGGGCTGGTTCCGGCGGCTCATCACCATCGTGCTGCCCATCCAGAAGGGCTCGCTCGCGACCGGCATCCTGCTGCCGTTCATCTCGGGCATGAAGGGGCTTAGCCTCTTCGTCATCCTCGCCGTGCCCAGCACCGACGTCCTGACGACGTTCTCGCTGCGGCTCGTCGACTATCACTACACGCAGGCGGCCAACGCCGTGGTGCTGATCGTGGCGGCGATCGCCTATTTCGGCACCGTGCTGGGCCAGAAACTCACCAAGACCAATCTCGCTGAAGGACTGGGTGGCTGA
- a CDS encoding ABC transporter ATP-binding protein encodes MPTINLRNVEKSYGGNAANAVSDLDLEIGDGEFMCLLGPSGCGKTTTLRMIAGLEHLSGGEIQVGERKVDSVHAGIFIPPEKREMGLVFQSYALWPHLTIERNTDFGLRLRKVPKAEREERVEKVMRTLGIEQYRNRYPSQLSGGQQQRVALARMLAVNPEVLLLDEPLSNLDARLRLEMRAELKRLHNEFKTTIVFVTHDQWEAMTLATTIAVMSEGRLQQVGTPNDIYDRPANRFVAEFVGNPPINILELEGAASNGLGKAMRSYLSERFPALHDIASLGVRPEAVRFTTDASEVREGSFSAPAHVAGILPTGGSWIIEMVTHGHKIFAVTHESPDIAAGADVTLWIKPKALHAFDGKGNRNESADAAFCPPKAR; translated from the coding sequence ATGCCGACGATCAATCTTCGCAATGTCGAAAAGAGCTACGGGGGCAATGCCGCCAATGCGGTAAGCGACCTCGATCTCGAGATCGGCGACGGCGAGTTCATGTGCCTGCTTGGCCCCTCGGGCTGCGGCAAGACCACGACGCTGCGGATGATCGCCGGGCTCGAACACCTGTCGGGTGGCGAGATCCAGGTCGGCGAGCGCAAGGTGGATTCGGTCCATGCCGGTATTTTCATCCCGCCCGAAAAGCGCGAGATGGGCCTGGTCTTCCAGAGCTACGCGCTCTGGCCGCACCTCACCATCGAGCGCAATACCGATTTCGGCCTGCGCCTGCGCAAGGTGCCCAAGGCGGAGCGCGAGGAGCGGGTCGAGAAGGTCATGCGCACGCTCGGCATCGAGCAATACCGCAACCGCTATCCGTCCCAGCTCTCGGGTGGTCAGCAGCAGCGCGTGGCTCTGGCCCGCATGCTGGCGGTCAACCCGGAAGTGCTGCTGCTCGACGAGCCGCTTTCCAACCTCGACGCCCGGCTGCGCCTCGAAATGCGCGCCGAGCTCAAGCGGCTCCACAACGAGTTCAAGACCACTATCGTCTTCGTGACCCACGACCAGTGGGAGGCCATGACGCTCGCCACCACCATTGCGGTGATGAGCGAGGGCCGGCTGCAGCAGGTCGGGACGCCCAACGATATCTACGATCGTCCTGCCAACCGGTTCGTCGCCGAATTCGTCGGCAATCCGCCGATCAACATTCTGGAGCTGGAAGGCGCAGCCTCCAACGGCCTGGGCAAGGCCATGCGGAGCTACCTCTCCGAGCGCTTCCCGGCGCTCCACGATATCGCTTCGCTCGGCGTGCGGCCCGAGGCGGTGCGCTTCACGACCGATGCGAGCGAAGTGCGCGAGGGAAGCTTCAGCGCGCCCGCCCATGTCGCGGGCATCCTGCCGACAGGCGGCAGCTGGATCATCGAGATGGTCACGCATGGCCACAAGATCTTCGCGGTGACCCACGAGTCGCCCGATATCGCGGCCGGTGCGGACGTCACGCTCTGGATCAAGCCGAAGGCGCTCCATGCCTTCGACGGCAAGGGAAATCGCAACGAGTCGGCGGACGCGGCTTTCTGCCCGCCCAAGGCTCGCTGA
- a CDS encoding ABC transporter substrate-binding protein, whose translation MTTNGRIGRGALGVAVATLMLAMSPALHAEDFSLDALIEAAKKEGPIGVYDSTGKIVEQAENFSKKYGLQATGTKVKATASVEMAIREGQAKNIQGDVLILTDPPSSIVQLIPQGFAESWLPPDLADKIPVEYQNPLIITNSGNVWAYNTEVYDKCPVSNMWELTEPKWKGKVAMQDPLGKTSYDDWFNQMATHADDKVAAAYQDYFGKALETDEASATAAWVKALAANSPLLTDADEAAAQAAGAPGQKDPFMALISSAKFRDNEASGYKLGLCTGLKPWAGWLYPGVGLIATGTKSPNTAKLFLHYMMTEEGIAPQSADGKMSTNQDVKLPADEPSGIGAALDQMFTYNAATAADDWDARQDWQDFWRVNYKK comes from the coding sequence ATGACGACCAATGGGAGGATCGGGCGCGGGGCTCTGGGGGTAGCGGTCGCTACCCTGATGCTGGCCATGTCACCCGCCCTGCATGCCGAAGATTTCAGCCTCGACGCGCTGATCGAAGCGGCCAAGAAGGAAGGGCCGATCGGGGTCTATGATTCCACCGGCAAGATCGTCGAGCAGGCGGAGAATTTCAGCAAGAAATACGGCCTGCAGGCGACCGGCACCAAGGTCAAGGCTACCGCTTCGGTCGAAATGGCCATCCGCGAGGGGCAGGCCAAGAACATCCAGGGCGACGTGCTGATCCTCACCGATCCGCCGTCCAGCATCGTGCAGCTCATTCCACAGGGTTTCGCGGAGAGCTGGCTGCCGCCTGACCTCGCCGACAAGATTCCCGTCGAGTACCAGAACCCGCTCATCATCACCAATAGCGGCAACGTCTGGGCCTATAATACCGAGGTCTACGACAAGTGCCCGGTGTCCAACATGTGGGAGCTGACCGAGCCCAAGTGGAAGGGCAAGGTGGCCATGCAGGACCCGCTCGGCAAGACGTCCTATGACGACTGGTTCAACCAGATGGCGACCCATGCCGACGACAAAGTTGCGGCCGCCTATCAGGACTATTTCGGCAAGGCGCTCGAAACCGACGAGGCTTCCGCGACTGCCGCCTGGGTCAAGGCGCTCGCGGCCAATTCCCCGCTCCTGACCGATGCCGACGAAGCGGCGGCGCAGGCTGCCGGCGCCCCGGGCCAGAAGGATCCCTTCATGGCGCTGATCTCCTCGGCCAAGTTCCGCGACAACGAGGCCAGCGGCTACAAGCTCGGCCTCTGCACCGGGCTCAAGCCCTGGGCCGGCTGGCTCTACCCGGGTGTCGGTCTCATCGCGACGGGCACCAAGAGCCCGAACACGGCAAAGCTCTTTCTCCACTACATGATGACCGAGGAAGGCATCGCTCCGCAGTCGGCCGACGGCAAGATGTCGACCAACCAGGACGTGAAGCTCCCGGCGGACGAGCCGTCGGGCATCGGCGCCGCACTCGACCAGATGTTCACCTACAACGCGGCCACCGCGGCCGACGATTGGGATGCGCGCCAGGATTGGCAGGACTTCTGGCGGGTCAACTACAAGAAGTAG